A stretch of Henckelia pumila isolate YLH828 chromosome 4, ASM3356847v2, whole genome shotgun sequence DNA encodes these proteins:
- the LOC140894554 gene encoding calcium-dependent protein kinase 26 yields the protein MGNTCRGSFRSKPLQGYNQPEDQSNSKHNSASNSSDSYSPTGNSQHIVDTQQNHKKDSNLPALTSPRKESVMNRGANNQAYFVLGHKTANIRDLYTLGRKLGQGQFGITFLCTELSTGIEYACKSISKRKLISKEDVEDVRREIQIMHHLAGHKNIVTIKGAYEDPLYVHIVMELCAGGELFDRIIQRGHYSERKAAELTKIVVGVVEACHSLGVMHRDLKPENFLLVNKDDDFSLKAIDFGLSVFFKPGQIFTDVVGSPYYVAPEVLLKHYGPEADVWTAGVILYILLSGVPPFWAENQQGIFDAVLKGHIDFNSDPWPLISESAKDLIRKMLCMRPSDRLTAHEVLCHPWICENGVAPDKSLDSAVLSRLKQFSAMNKLKKMALRVIAESLSEEEIAGLTEMFRAMDTDNSGAITFDELKVGLRKYGSTLKDTEIRDLMDAADVDNSGTIDYGEFIAATIHLNKLEREEHLLAAFQYFDKDASGYITVDELQQACVEHGMTDVFLEDIIKEVDQDNDGRIDYGEFVAMMTKGNGVGRRTMRNSLNISMRDAPGAL from the exons ATGGGCAATACATGCCGTGGGTCTTTCAGAAGCAAACCATTACAGGGCTACAACCAGCCCGAAGACCAGTCAAACTCTAAACACAACAGCGCTTCTAATTCTTCTGACAGTTACTCTCCTACCGGGAACTCACAGCACATTGTTGACACACAACAAAACCACAAAAAGGATTCCAATTTGCCAGCCCTCACCAGTCCCAGGAAAGAGAGTGTCATGAACCGTGGTGCTAATAATCAAGCTTACTTCGTGTTAGGTCACAAGACTGCTAATATCCGAGATCTCTACACACTTGGGCGTAAATTAGGACAAGGCCAATTTGGCATAACGTTTTTGTGCACTGAGTTGTCAACAGGCATTGAATATGCTTGTAAATCTATATCAAAAAGGAAGCTTATTTCCAAAGAAGACGTCGAAGACGTCAGAAGGGAGATTCAGATAATGCACCATCTGGCTGGTCACAAGAACATAGTCACCATCAAAGGGGCATATGAAGACCCCCTTTACGTTCACATTGTGATGGAACTTTGTGCTGGTGGTGAATTGTTCGACCGCATAATACAAAGGGGGCATTACAGCGAAAGAAAGGCAGCCGAGCTGACTAAGATTGTTGTAGGAGTTGTGGAGGCTTGCCATTCACTTGGGGTCATGCATAGAGATCTTAAACCGGAGAACTTTTTGTTGGTCAATAAAGATGATGATTTCTCTCTTAAAGCAATTGATTTTGGTCTATCTGTTTTCTTCAAGCCAG GTCAGATTTTCACCGATGTGGTTGGGAGCCCGTACTATGTTGCACCCGAGGTTCTTTTGAAGCATTATGGCCCAGAAGCAGATGTATGGACAGCAGGGGTGATATTATACATATTACTGAGCGGGGTGCCGCCATTTTGGGCCG AAAATCAGCAGGGGATATTTGATGCGGTTTTAAAGGGACACATAGATTTCAATTCTGACCCTTGGCCATTGATATCTGAAAGTGCTAAGGATCTTATTCGAAAGATGTTATGCATGAGACCTTCAGACCGGTTAACTGCCCATGAAGTATTGT GCCACCCCTGGATATGTGAAAATGGTGTTGCACCTGACAAATCCCTGGATTCAGCTGTACTTTCCCGCCTTAAACAGTTTTCTGCTATGAATAAATTGAAGAAAATGGCTTTGCGG GTAATAGCTGAAAGTTTGTCAGAAGAGGAGATTGCTGGCTTGACAGAGATGTTTAGAGCCATGGACACCGATAACAGTGGTGCAATCACATTTGATGAGCTCAAAGTTGGTTTAAGAAAATATGGATCGACATTAAAAGATACAGAAATTCGTGATCTTATGGATGCA GCTGATGTAGACAATAGTGGAACAATTGACTATGGTGAATTTATAGCAGCAACAATTCATTTGAATAAACTAGAACGCGAGGAACATCTTTTGGCAGCATTCCAATATTTTGACAAGGATGCGAGTGGTTATATTACAGTTGATGAACTTCAACAAGCTTGTGTTGAGCATGGTATGACAGATGTTTTCCTTGAAGATATCATCAAAGAAGTCGATCAAGATAAC GATGGAAGGATTGATTATGGGGAATTTGTTGCTATGATGACTAAAGGAAATGGCGTGGGGAGGCGAACTATGCGGAACAGCTTAAACATTAGCATGAGAGATGCCCCAGGAGCGCTTTAA